One stretch of Pradoshia sp. D12 DNA includes these proteins:
- a CDS encoding lipopolysaccharide assembly LapA domain-containing protein, whose translation MKKLQWYVILGIVFALIVAIFAVVNVDKVDVNYVFGTAHWPLILVILGSVAMGGIIVGSVMAVRIISLTKQIKELTNERIAYNELADNDLNTHPKS comes from the coding sequence ATGAAAAAACTTCAGTGGTACGTGATTCTTGGGATAGTATTTGCTCTTATCGTTGCTATTTTTGCTGTTGTTAATGTGGATAAGGTGGATGTTAATTATGTATTTGGAACGGCTCATTGGCCCTTGATTTTGGTTATTTTAGGATCTGTTGCCATGGGTGGAATCATTGTTGGTTCTGTAATGGCAGTCCGTATTATCTCTCTGACTAAGCAGATAAAAGAACTAACAAATGAACGGATCGCTTATAATGAATTGGCTGACAATGATCTTAACACTCACCCAAAATCATAA